A single window of Mycolicibacterium aurum DNA harbors:
- a CDS encoding AMP-binding protein, translating into MTTLADALRDAATTTPDRALVRDGDVTLSCADLLDRSTRLAHALLRRMPVGSVVSLMVPNWHEAAVIYLGATLAGMVVNPILPSLRDHELTFILADAHSRAIFIPETFGGHDYAAMLTRVAAELPSPPEVVVVRGTGTFDAVLGEPGGGELPVLDPGATSMILYTSGTTGRPKGVLHNHHSLHALIAQLGRYWRIEPGDTFLVPSPIAHIGGSIYAFECPLLLGTQAVLMQRWDADTAVALMLEHRCTHMAGATPFLSGLLAAAQRAGTRLPDLKVFICGGASVPPSLIRSAADYFEHALVTRVYGSTEVPVTTVGSLDDIDRAADTDGRPGIAEVTLVDGEIRARGPQMLTGYLHAEDNRGAFDEVGNFCTGDLGRWTDDGHLVVTGRAKDIIIRNGENISPKEVEDILITHPHIIDVAVVGVPDPRTGERACAAVVAAQPPGPDVAELRDYLDRHGVAKFKAPERVVLFDALPKNSAGKVLKHRIKAELAEEL; encoded by the coding sequence GTGACGACGCTGGCCGATGCACTTCGAGACGCCGCGACCACGACTCCGGACCGGGCACTCGTCCGCGACGGCGACGTCACGCTGTCATGTGCCGACCTGCTGGATCGCTCGACGCGACTGGCCCACGCACTCCTGCGGCGAATGCCGGTCGGCAGCGTGGTGTCGCTCATGGTGCCCAACTGGCATGAGGCCGCAGTCATCTACCTCGGCGCCACGCTGGCGGGCATGGTGGTCAACCCCATCCTGCCGTCGCTGCGCGACCACGAGCTCACGTTCATCCTCGCCGACGCACACAGCCGGGCGATCTTCATCCCTGAGACGTTCGGCGGCCATGACTACGCCGCGATGCTGACGCGGGTGGCCGCCGAGCTGCCGTCGCCGCCCGAGGTCGTCGTGGTGCGTGGGACCGGCACCTTCGACGCAGTGCTCGGCGAGCCGGGGGGCGGCGAGCTGCCAGTCCTGGACCCCGGCGCCACCAGCATGATCCTCTACACCTCGGGCACCACGGGGCGGCCGAAAGGTGTTCTGCACAACCATCACTCCCTGCATGCACTGATCGCCCAACTCGGCAGGTACTGGCGCATCGAGCCGGGCGACACCTTTCTGGTGCCGTCGCCGATCGCGCACATCGGCGGGTCGATCTACGCGTTCGAGTGTCCGCTGCTGCTGGGCACGCAGGCCGTTCTCATGCAGCGCTGGGACGCCGACACCGCTGTCGCGCTGATGCTCGAGCACCGATGCACCCACATGGCCGGTGCCACGCCCTTCCTGTCGGGGCTGCTGGCGGCAGCACAGCGCGCCGGTACCCGACTGCCCGACCTCAAGGTCTTCATCTGTGGCGGCGCTTCGGTTCCGCCGTCGCTGATCCGCTCTGCCGCAGACTATTTCGAGCACGCCCTGGTGACGCGGGTGTACGGGTCCACGGAGGTGCCGGTGACCACCGTGGGCTCGCTGGACGACATCGACCGCGCCGCCGACACCGACGGAAGACCGGGGATCGCCGAGGTCACGCTCGTCGACGGTGAAATCCGTGCCCGCGGACCCCAGATGCTCACCGGGTACCTCCACGCCGAGGACAACCGCGGGGCGTTCGACGAGGTGGGCAACTTCTGCACGGGCGATCTCGGACGCTGGACCGATGACGGCCATCTGGTGGTGACGGGCCGCGCGAAGGACATCATCATCCGCAACGGCGAGAACATCTCTCCCAAAGAGGTGGAGGACATTCTGATCACGCATCCGCACATCATCGATGTCGCGGTCGTCGGCGTGCCCGACCCGCGGACGGGTGAACGGGCGTGCGCGGCAGTGGTCGCCGCGCAACCGCCGGGTCCCGACGTCGCGGAACTGCGCGACTATCTGGACAGGCATGGTGTCGCGAAGTTCAAAGCGCCCGAACGCGTGGTGCTCTTCGATGCACTGCCCAAGAACTCCGCGGGCAAGGTGCTCAAGCACCGGATCAAAGCTGAACTGGCAGAGGAGTTGTGA
- a CDS encoding GntR family transcriptional regulator produces the protein MTATAGDHRYLQVARTLRKEIVDGVYPVGSQLPTEHELCERFSVSRYTVREALRRLRDDNLVASRPRAGTLVVPRPSTSSYAQDVMSIDDLLAFAQGARFAIETNAMVTVDATLAHRTGLPVGTTWLAASGYRRIDEDTAPVCRTEYYINRSFASVGRLLQRHTGPIFPLIEDLFGVTIVEVHQEISAVALDAELAERLEVEAGSVGLQLQRAYTTSDGEIAQVTVNTHPSSRFRHAMTMRRVRDTR, from the coding sequence ATGACCGCGACGGCAGGCGACCACCGCTACCTGCAGGTGGCGCGCACACTGCGGAAGGAGATCGTCGACGGCGTGTACCCGGTGGGGTCCCAACTGCCCACCGAACATGAACTGTGCGAACGCTTCTCGGTGAGCCGCTACACGGTGCGTGAGGCACTGCGCAGACTTCGTGACGACAACCTGGTCGCGTCCCGTCCACGGGCCGGCACCCTGGTGGTTCCGCGCCCGAGTACCAGCTCATACGCCCAGGACGTCATGTCGATCGACGACCTGCTGGCCTTCGCCCAGGGTGCCCGCTTTGCGATCGAGACCAACGCGATGGTGACCGTCGACGCCACCCTGGCCCATCGCACCGGCCTACCGGTGGGCACGACGTGGCTTGCGGCAAGTGGATACCGGCGGATCGACGAGGACACTGCGCCGGTCTGTCGCACGGAGTACTACATCAACCGCAGCTTCGCCTCGGTCGGCCGACTGTTGCAGCGACACACCGGGCCCATCTTCCCCCTCATCGAGGATCTGTTCGGGGTCACCATCGTCGAGGTGCACCAGGAGATCTCCGCGGTGGCGCTCGACGCCGAGTTGGCGGAGCGGCTGGAGGTCGAGGCGGGCAGCGTCGGTCTGCAGCTGCAGCGCGCCTACACGACCTCGGATGGCGAGATCGCCCAAGTCACGGTCAACACGCATCCGTCGTCGAGATTCCGGCACGCGATGACGATGCGGCGCGTCAGGGACACCCGGTGA
- a CDS encoding SDR family NAD(P)-dependent oxidoreductase, whose protein sequence is MQVAIVTGASSGIGFGCATKLAEQGMAVIGTGRDPDRLSALEESIDPDRIATVAVDLTDDDAPQRIVAAALDRFGRIDYLVNNAGVGSPKPLHETDDESLDYFLNLMLRAPFRLARDVVGHMAPGSAIINVTSTFAVVGGLRGGAYSAAKGGLTSLTTHIACQYGAQGIRCNAVAPGVTLTPMVATRLEDERFRKINTEMTPHERLGRVEDIASTVAFLCSDGGSFINGQTIVVDGGWSSTKYLSDFALNAEWIPREPPA, encoded by the coding sequence ATGCAGGTTGCCATCGTCACCGGAGCGAGCAGTGGCATCGGGTTCGGCTGCGCCACGAAGCTCGCCGAGCAGGGCATGGCGGTAATCGGCACCGGCCGCGACCCAGACCGGCTGAGCGCCCTCGAGGAGTCCATCGACCCCGACCGGATCGCCACCGTTGCCGTCGACCTCACCGACGACGATGCGCCGCAGCGCATCGTCGCTGCCGCCCTCGATCGCTTCGGGCGCATCGACTACCTGGTCAACAACGCCGGGGTCGGCAGCCCCAAACCCCTGCACGAAACCGACGACGAATCACTCGACTACTTCCTGAACCTCATGCTGCGGGCGCCGTTTCGGCTGGCGCGCGACGTCGTCGGCCACATGGCGCCGGGCTCGGCGATCATCAACGTGACATCGACCTTCGCCGTCGTGGGTGGGCTGCGCGGCGGAGCGTACTCGGCGGCCAAGGGCGGGCTGACGTCCCTGACCACCCACATCGCCTGCCAGTACGGGGCACAGGGCATCCGCTGCAACGCCGTGGCCCCCGGCGTGACCCTGACCCCGATGGTGGCCACCCGCCTCGAGGACGAGCGATTCCGCAAGATCAACACCGAGATGACACCGCACGAGCGGCTGGGCCGGGTTGAGGACATCGCCTCGACGGTGGCCTTCCTGTGTTCCGACGGCGGCAGTTTCATCAACGGGCAGACCATCGTCGTCGACGGCGGGTGGAGCTCGACGAAGTACCTGTCGGACTTCGCGCTCAATGCCGAGTGGATCCCGCGCGAGCCTCCGGCATGA
- a CDS encoding SDR family NAD(P)-dependent oxidoreductase: MTVGVSVSLGGRIVVVSGAGGGGIGTAVTRLVAEAGATVVAVSRSQDNLDEHVAPLAQQGLQVIPVAADASTDNGIATVLDQVRGTARQTGAQLFGLVNIAGGAAPATWMPSTRVTRDDWRSLFAANLETAFFMSQAVATEIRSHGNPGSIVSVSSISGLNTAPFHIAYGTAKAAVVAMTRTMAVELAMDGIRVNAVAPGVTETAASATYVDADPERDRTAIAMGRRGTPEEQAGAILFLLSDLSSYITGQTLLVDGGLNLKWTHLGADNTSLFLKDESFRDAISRH; the protein is encoded by the coding sequence GTGACGGTCGGAGTGTCGGTAAGCCTGGGCGGCCGCATCGTGGTCGTCTCCGGGGCAGGCGGAGGCGGCATCGGTACCGCGGTCACGCGCCTTGTCGCCGAAGCCGGGGCCACCGTCGTCGCGGTGAGCAGGTCGCAGGACAACCTCGACGAGCACGTCGCACCGCTGGCGCAGCAGGGCCTGCAGGTGATCCCGGTGGCGGCGGACGCATCCACCGACAACGGCATCGCGACGGTGCTCGATCAGGTGCGCGGAACTGCGCGGCAGACGGGCGCACAGCTGTTCGGGTTGGTCAACATCGCCGGCGGCGCCGCACCCGCCACCTGGATGCCGTCGACCCGGGTGACCCGCGACGACTGGCGCTCGTTGTTCGCGGCCAACCTCGAGACGGCCTTCTTCATGAGTCAGGCTGTGGCCACCGAAATCCGCAGCCACGGCAATCCGGGCTCGATTGTGTCGGTGTCCTCGATCAGCGGCCTCAACACGGCTCCGTTCCACATCGCCTACGGCACGGCCAAAGCGGCCGTGGTGGCGATGACGCGCACCATGGCGGTCGAGCTGGCCATGGACGGCATCCGGGTCAACGCCGTCGCGCCCGGTGTCACCGAAACCGCCGCGTCGGCGACCTATGTCGACGCGGATCCGGAACGGGACCGCACCGCGATCGCGATGGGGCGGCGCGGCACACCGGAGGAACAGGCCGGCGCAATCCTGTTCCTGCTGTCCGATCTGTCGAGCTACATCACCGGCCAGACGCTGCTCGTCGACGGCGGACTCAACCTCAAGTGGACTCACCTGGGCGCCGACAACACGTCGCTGTTCCTCAAAGACGAGTCGTTCCGCGATGCCATCAGCAGGCATTGA
- a CDS encoding aromatic ring-hydroxylating oxygenase subunit alpha, which yields MTHTESDLDAAIEIDAEPDDSTGTIAEELSEPTTIPVDAYISEEYARAERDKLWRKVWQQVGRVEEIPEVGSYLTYDILDDSIIVVRTGANEFAAHHNVCMHRGRKLIDRPDGAKNAVGRARKSFACGFHGWTYGLDGACTHIREQDDWKGALNPQNTHLAPVRVDTWGGWLFVNMDPECEPLSDYLMPAAKILDPFGLENMRYKWRKWLYFDCNWKVAMEAFNETYHVFTTHPEFNKFGEFKGWAKAQGRHSNIGYDAPKGMDETKSKIRLGTGDPRISTAEMQIYTMEETNATTTNTLVNAAKRLVDELPEGTPADQVLQHWLASARRDDEERGVIWPTIPPDILGQSGTAWQIFPNFQVGQGLTSALCYSARPDPSYHPDKCIFEVAVFELYPKGQEPQTEWQYTPKDSPNWLSVLPQDFSNMAAVQQGMKSAGFPGTLPNPYRERSTVNLHTQLAKYMGTGEPQEI from the coding sequence GTGACGCACACCGAATCCGACCTCGACGCCGCGATCGAGATCGACGCCGAACCGGACGACTCGACGGGGACGATCGCCGAGGAGCTGTCCGAGCCGACGACGATCCCGGTCGACGCCTACATCAGCGAGGAGTACGCCCGCGCCGAGCGCGACAAGCTGTGGCGCAAGGTCTGGCAGCAGGTCGGCCGCGTGGAAGAGATCCCGGAGGTGGGCAGCTACCTGACCTACGACATCCTCGACGACTCGATCATCGTCGTCCGGACGGGCGCCAATGAGTTTGCAGCACACCACAACGTCTGCATGCACCGCGGCCGCAAGCTGATCGACAGGCCCGACGGTGCGAAGAACGCGGTGGGTCGCGCGCGCAAGTCGTTCGCCTGCGGATTCCACGGTTGGACCTACGGCCTCGACGGTGCCTGCACCCACATCCGCGAACAGGACGACTGGAAGGGTGCGCTGAATCCGCAGAACACCCACCTCGCCCCGGTCCGGGTGGACACCTGGGGCGGCTGGCTGTTCGTCAACATGGACCCCGAGTGCGAGCCGCTGAGCGACTACCTGATGCCTGCCGCCAAGATCCTCGACCCGTTCGGTCTGGAGAACATGCGCTACAAGTGGCGCAAGTGGTTGTACTTCGACTGCAACTGGAAAGTCGCGATGGAGGCCTTCAACGAGACCTACCACGTGTTCACCACGCACCCCGAGTTCAACAAGTTCGGCGAGTTCAAAGGCTGGGCCAAAGCCCAAGGGCGTCATAGCAATATCGGCTATGACGCACCCAAGGGGATGGATGAGACAAAGTCGAAGATCCGCCTCGGCACCGGGGATCCGCGGATCTCGACCGCCGAGATGCAGATCTACACGATGGAAGAGACCAACGCGACCACCACGAACACCCTCGTGAACGCGGCCAAGCGACTGGTCGACGAGCTGCCCGAGGGCACGCCGGCCGATCAGGTGCTGCAACACTGGCTGGCCTCGGCACGCCGCGACGATGAGGAGCGCGGCGTGATCTGGCCGACCATCCCGCCGGACATCCTGGGGCAGAGCGGCACCGCCTGGCAGATCTTCCCGAATTTCCAGGTGGGACAGGGCCTGACGAGCGCGCTGTGCTACTCGGCCCGACCGGATCCGAGTTATCACCCGGACAAGTGCATCTTCGAGGTGGCGGTCTTCGAGCTGTACCCGAAAGGGCAGGAGCCGCAGACGGAGTGGCAGTACACACCCAAGGATTCCCCGAACTGGCTGTCGGTGCTGCCCCAGGACTTCTCCAACATGGCGGCGGTGCAGCAGGGCATGAAGTCGGCAGGCTTTCCCGGCACGCTGCCCAACCCGTACCGCGAACGCAGCACCGTCAACCTGCACACCCAGCTGGCCAAGTACATGGGCACCGGCGAACCCCAAGAAATTTAG
- a CDS encoding SMP-30/gluconolactonase/LRE family protein gives MNARYVASSLSAAPGWRLHRVTEPSRLFGANGLRTGPDGRIYVAQVTGSQISALDLSTGAVEAVCAKGGDIIAPDDVAFGEDGTLFATEVMDGRVSARDTAGRTRVLRDDLPCANGITVHQGRLFVGECRDGGRLMELPLDGGPPRILVDNLPSPNAMEVGPDGLLYYPLMTANEIWRVDPDPNTHSEPQRVAADLGVPDAVKFDSDGYLVSTQVASGQVLRIDPRTGGTTVMAQLTPGLDNLTFVGDRLFASNFTGEITEILSGGRTSTVLPAGLNWPLDLTVSNGRLYVADGTYFYVVTPDGGLQTVGMLFSPGYPGFIRGVDAVDGAFVVTTSGGHVARYRPDTGETDFLATDFDQLYGVAATPDGAVVFAELGTGRVHRLRSGVVETLAAGLQDPVGIAIDPDGLPLVAEAGAGRVVRLRPNGVDTVLDGLERPQGLHVRGGRLYIVDAGAKELVEFDLDSAARSIIATGLPVGPPPGVEPKPLKGMPPFSGPQGPFAGVTSGPDGTLYVSADGDGSVLAVRRI, from the coding sequence ATGAACGCCAGGTACGTCGCGTCGAGCCTGTCCGCCGCACCAGGGTGGCGGCTGCACCGGGTGACCGAACCCAGCCGGTTGTTCGGCGCCAACGGCCTGCGGACCGGACCCGACGGACGCATCTACGTCGCGCAGGTGACCGGCAGCCAGATCAGCGCGCTGGACCTGTCCACCGGCGCGGTGGAAGCGGTGTGCGCCAAAGGTGGCGACATCATCGCCCCCGACGACGTGGCCTTCGGCGAGGACGGCACCCTGTTCGCGACCGAGGTGATGGACGGCCGGGTCAGCGCGCGCGACACCGCGGGGCGCACCCGCGTCCTGCGCGACGACCTACCCTGCGCGAACGGCATCACGGTGCATCAGGGCCGTCTGTTCGTCGGCGAATGCCGCGACGGCGGCCGGCTGATGGAACTGCCGCTCGACGGCGGTCCGCCGCGGATCCTGGTCGACAACCTGCCCTCGCCCAACGCGATGGAGGTGGGCCCGGACGGGCTTCTCTACTACCCCCTGATGACGGCCAACGAGATCTGGCGGGTCGACCCCGACCCGAACACGCACAGCGAACCCCAACGCGTCGCTGCCGACCTGGGCGTGCCCGACGCGGTGAAGTTCGACTCCGACGGCTACCTCGTCTCGACTCAAGTGGCCAGCGGTCAGGTGCTGCGCATCGATCCGCGGACCGGCGGCACCACCGTCATGGCGCAACTGACTCCCGGCCTGGACAACCTGACGTTCGTCGGTGACCGGCTGTTCGCGTCCAACTTCACCGGCGAGATCACCGAAATTCTCTCTGGCGGCCGCACTTCCACCGTGCTACCGGCAGGGCTGAACTGGCCGCTCGATCTGACCGTGTCGAACGGCAGACTCTACGTGGCCGATGGCACCTACTTCTACGTCGTCACCCCCGACGGCGGCCTGCAGACCGTCGGCATGCTGTTCTCCCCCGGCTATCCCGGGTTCATCCGCGGAGTCGACGCCGTCGACGGTGCGTTCGTCGTGACGACATCGGGCGGCCACGTCGCCCGCTACCGACCCGACACCGGTGAGACCGATTTCCTGGCAACAGATTTCGATCAGCTCTACGGGGTAGCGGCGACTCCCGACGGCGCCGTCGTGTTCGCCGAGCTGGGAACCGGACGTGTCCACCGCCTTCGATCGGGCGTGGTGGAGACGCTGGCCGCCGGGCTGCAGGATCCCGTCGGTATCGCCATCGACCCCGACGGACTGCCCCTGGTGGCCGAAGCCGGCGCTGGTCGGGTGGTGCGGCTGCGCCCGAACGGGGTGGACACCGTGCTGGACGGCCTGGAGCGGCCGCAGGGACTGCACGTGCGCGGCGGACGGCTCTACATCGTCGACGCCGGCGCCAAGGAGCTCGTCGAATTCGACCTGGACAGTGCGGCGCGCAGCATCATTGCCACCGGACTTCCCGTCGGGCCTCCCCCCGGGGTGGAACCGAAACCGCTGAAGGGCATGCCACCGTTCTCGGGCCCACAGGGGCCGTTCGCCGGTGTCACGTCCGGACCGGACGGCACGCTGTACGTCTCGGCGGACGGCGACGGCAGCGTGCTGGCGGTGCGACGGATATGA